In a single window of the Candidatus Krumholzibacteriia bacterium genome:
- the gcvPB gene encoding aminomethyl-transferring glycine dehydrogenase subunit GcvPB: MSDLFMKSSTGRRAFRLPSSEGFAAHDLPEHILRKKDAGLPELDELGILRHFVDLSVKNHSIARGFYPLGSCTMKYNPVLSEQLAADPGFAGCHPAQEEESLQGSLQMMKDLEEALLEITGFAALSLQPSAGAQGEFAGMLMARAWHEDRGEKRDKVLIPDSAHGTNPATVRMAGMNTIVIPSTEEGLVDLEALDRELGDDTAAVMLTNPNTLGLFEKDIREIADRVHEAGALLYMDGANMNALLGRVRPADIGFDILHLNLHKTFATPHGGGGPGAGPVAVCEKLMDYLPGRRVRESEGRLEFFIPEKSIGDLHSWYGNAGICLRALAYILRVGGDGMKDISAAAVLNANYLQMKLRGILDMPREGLCMHEFVASGSFLRKHDLRTLDLAKRLLDFGMHAPTIYFPLIVPEALMIEPTETETLETLDEFVRVIRQIAEEARENPELLREAPHETPVGRLDETRAARHLCLVSQACGSRDPEAGEVSP; this comes from the coding sequence ATGAGCGATCTCTTTATGAAAAGCAGCACCGGACGGCGCGCCTTTCGTCTTCCCTCTTCTGAGGGCTTTGCAGCTCATGATTTGCCGGAGCACATTTTGCGCAAGAAGGATGCAGGCCTTCCCGAGTTGGATGAACTGGGGATCCTTCGTCACTTTGTGGATCTCTCCGTGAAGAATCACTCCATTGCCCGGGGTTTCTATCCTCTCGGTTCCTGCACCATGAAATACAATCCGGTTCTCTCCGAGCAATTGGCAGCCGATCCCGGTTTTGCCGGTTGCCATCCCGCACAGGAAGAGGAGTCCTTGCAGGGAAGCCTTCAGATGATGAAGGATCTGGAAGAGGCACTTTTGGAGATTACGGGTTTCGCCGCTCTCAGTCTTCAGCCGTCGGCCGGCGCTCAGGGTGAGTTTGCGGGGATGCTCATGGCACGCGCCTGGCACGAAGACCGGGGAGAAAAGCGTGACAAGGTTCTGATCCCGGACAGTGCCCATGGCACGAACCCGGCCACAGTCCGGATGGCGGGGATGAATACGATCGTGATTCCTTCCACGGAAGAGGGATTGGTGGATCTGGAAGCACTCGACCGTGAGCTGGGAGATGATACCGCTGCGGTGATGCTTACCAACCCGAACACTCTTGGTCTTTTTGAAAAGGACATCCGGGAAATTGCAGATCGCGTCCATGAGGCCGGAGCTCTCCTCTATATGGACGGGGCCAATATGAATGCCCTGCTCGGAAGAGTTCGACCGGCGGACATCGGTTTTGACATCCTTCACCTGAACCTTCACAAAACCTTCGCCACCCCTCATGGCGGCGGAGGTCCGGGAGCAGGTCCGGTAGCGGTCTGCGAGAAGCTGATGGACTATCTTCCGGGTCGCAGAGTCAGGGAGTCTGAAGGCCGTCTGGAGTTCTTCATCCCGGAGAAAAGCATCGGTGACCTGCATTCCTGGTACGGGAATGCAGGGATCTGCCTTCGCGCCCTTGCCTATATCCTCCGAGTGGGAGGCGATGGCATGAAGGACATCAGCGCAGCGGCCGTTCTGAATGCGAACTACCTTCAGATGAAACTTCGGGGCATCCTGGATATGCCCCGCGAGGGTCTCTGCATGCATGAGTTTGTGGCGAGCGGGAGTTTCCTCCGGAAACATGATCTGCGTACTCTCGATCTTGCCAAGCGTCTGCTGGATTTCGGCATGCATGCTCCGACCATTTACTTCCCCCTGATTGTTCCCGAAGCCCTGATGATCGAGCCAACAGAAACCGAGACTCTCGAGACTCTGGACGAGTTTGTGCGGGTGATCCGGCAGATTGCAGAAGAGGCAAGGGAAAACCCCGAGCTTCTTCGGGAAGCACCGCATGAAACTCCCGTGGGAAGGCTGGATGAGACAAGGGCTGCCCGGCATCTTTGTCTGGTTTCCCAGGCCTGTGGTAGCCGGGATCCCGAGGCCGGCGAGGTTTCCCCCTGA
- the gcvPA gene encoding aminomethyl-transferring glycine dehydrogenase subunit GcvPA gives MRGFVPHSEDDLRQMLSELGLADLEELFSSVPADCHFRDDLSLPAGLDEHSLRIRMEDLSSANHPASCTLSFLGGGIYDRVIPAMSSQILSRPEFYTAYTPYQPEVSQGTLQAIFEFQTMIARLTGMEAANASMYDGGSALAEAVLLAGAATGRSRVLLPGSLQPSVRRVVETYTRGQDYHLESLPWTKEGRLDPALVKEQLDSETAALVVQSPNYFGIIEDLKSLAPLAREAGALLIVHCEPGSLALLEPPGSFDADLVTGEAQSLGLPMNLGGPLLGIMAASKKYLRRLPGRLVGKTVDAKGRDGYVLTLQTREQHIRREKATSNICTNQGLMMLAATVYLACLGESGMKELARGLASRAKALAERLQQLPGYSLAFSAPFYQEFVLRTPRPAREILSDLRKEGVYAGIPLDRDFPMMGDHTMLVTVSEKHRPEDLDRLEELLGSLAS, from the coding sequence ATGCGGGGATTCGTCCCTCACAGCGAGGATGACCTGCGGCAGATGCTGTCGGAACTGGGTCTTGCGGATCTGGAGGAACTCTTTTCCTCGGTTCCCGCTGACTGTCATTTCCGCGATGATCTTTCTCTTCCAGCGGGACTTGATGAACACTCGCTTCGTATCCGCATGGAGGATCTTTCCTCAGCAAACCATCCCGCTTCCTGCACCCTTTCCTTCCTCGGCGGCGGGATCTATGATCGGGTCATTCCGGCCATGAGTTCCCAGATTCTCTCCCGCCCAGAGTTCTATACGGCCTACACTCCCTATCAGCCCGAGGTTTCCCAGGGCACACTGCAGGCCATCTTCGAGTTTCAAACCATGATTGCCCGCCTGACCGGTATGGAAGCGGCCAACGCCTCCATGTACGATGGGGGAAGTGCTCTTGCGGAGGCCGTTCTTCTGGCTGGCGCGGCCACTGGCCGGTCGAGGGTCCTGCTGCCGGGGAGCTTGCAACCCTCGGTGCGTCGGGTCGTGGAGACCTACACCCGGGGGCAGGATTACCATCTGGAGTCCCTGCCCTGGACGAAGGAGGGCCGGCTGGATCCAGCCCTCGTAAAGGAACAACTCGACAGTGAAACGGCGGCTCTTGTTGTCCAGAGTCCCAACTACTTCGGCATCATTGAGGACCTGAAGTCGCTGGCTCCTCTTGCCCGCGAGGCGGGCGCTCTTTTGATCGTACACTGCGAGCCGGGAAGTCTGGCTCTTCTGGAACCCCCGGGCAGCTTTGATGCAGACCTGGTGACCGGGGAAGCCCAGTCTCTTGGCCTCCCGATGAATCTCGGCGGCCCTCTTCTGGGGATCATGGCGGCCTCGAAGAAGTACCTGCGCAGACTGCCCGGTCGTCTGGTGGGCAAGACCGTGGATGCGAAAGGAAGGGACGGCTATGTCCTGACCCTTCAAACTCGCGAACAGCATATCCGTCGGGAAAAGGCGACCAGCAATATCTGCACGAATCAGGGGCTGATGATGCTGGCTGCCACCGTTTATCTGGCCTGTCTCGGAGAATCCGGCATGAAAGAACTTGCCCGGGGGCTCGCCAGCCGGGCGAAGGCATTGGCGGAGCGCCTGCAACAGTTGCCGGGCTATTCGCTTGCCTTTTCCGCTCCCTTCTATCAGGAGTTTGTCCTGCGCACACCCCGCCCGGCCCGGGAGATCCTTTCGGACTTGCGCAAGGAAGGTGTCTATGCGGGGATTCCTCTCGACCGGGACTTTCCCATGATGGGCGATCATACGATGCTTGTTACGGTCTCTGAGAAACATCGTCCGGAAGACCTCGACAGGCTGGAAGAATTGCTCGGGAGTCTTGCCTCATGA